A window of the Polaribacter batillariae genome harbors these coding sequences:
- a CDS encoding efflux RND transporter permease subunit, with amino-acid sequence MKKIITYFIKYHVAVNVMVFAFFVFGILGALNMKSSFFPLVDSQLIRITLAYPGASPAEMEEGVVLKIEDNLKGIVGVERVTSVSRENAATVNVEVEKGKNIDLVLTDVKNAVDRVPSFPSGMEPPVIAKVESIRPTISFTISGDHVSLKSLKQYARNVENDIRGIEGISQVEISGFPEEEIEIAVRENDLRAYNMSFTEVANAVRNSNILITGGNIKTADEDYLIRASNRSYYGVELQNLIVRTQTNGNIIRLKDIAEIRDTWSENPDRLYYNGNLAIDITVSNTNNEDLISSADKIKEYIHKYNQQQQNVQLSVTSDRSITLNGRTKLLVENGIVGILLVLFFLALFLNLRLAIWVAFGLPVAFLGMFIFAGQFDVTINVLSLFGMIIVIGILVDDGIVIGENIYHHYYDLGKTKVQAAIDGTMEVIPPIVSAILTTLIAFSTFFFVDGRIGSFFGEVSTIVILTLTVSLIEALVILPAHIAHSKALDRKKLENGDAKKTNKIDAFFTKINRGADTYLGKFRDHYYLPFLKFSLNNKIFIFCLFIATLSISFSALKGGIIKSSFFPRIASDRVQITLNMPQGTNERITDSVISLIEEKVWMVNKEFSAKQSGNLEVVENVIKRVGPGSANATLSVNLLPGETRDFSSPEITNAIQKLVGKVYGVESLVFGSGGNFGGSPVAVSLLGNNITELKAVKDELKQTLENNPLLKDVTDNDPAGIKEVRIKLKDNAYLLGLNLQSVMSQVRFGFFGFQAQRFQRGQDEIKVWVRYDKQDRSSINDLDDMRIITPTGTRVPFSEIANYTIERGDIAINHLEGKREIQISADLKDLETSETEILDNIKNNIMPEILSKYPTVSPLYEGQNREAKKTTDSLNLVGPIILLLIYIVIAFTFRSYSQPILLIIMIPFSMIGVIWGHYIHNFSIGILSFLGIIALIGIMVNDGLVLIGKFNSYLKEGLKYDDALIKAGQSRFRAIFLTSLTTIAGLAPLIFEKSRQAQFLIPMAISIAYGIAIATVLTLVMLPMMLATSNAIKVKIKWLKTNRDVTKEEVERAIIESKYDDGNTTEIESKEAKKSLESNFKKDENE; translated from the coding sequence ATGAAAAAGATAATTACTTATTTTATAAAATATCACGTTGCAGTAAACGTAATGGTCTTTGCATTTTTTGTATTCGGTATTTTGGGTGCATTAAATATGAAATCTTCCTTTTTTCCATTGGTAGATTCGCAATTAATTAGAATTACTTTAGCATATCCTGGAGCTTCACCAGCAGAAATGGAAGAAGGTGTTGTGCTAAAAATAGAAGACAATTTAAAAGGAATTGTTGGAGTAGAAAGGGTAACTTCTGTTTCCAGAGAAAATGCTGCAACTGTAAATGTAGAGGTAGAAAAAGGCAAAAATATAGACCTTGTTTTAACGGACGTTAAAAATGCAGTAGATAGAGTGCCTTCTTTTCCTTCTGGAATGGAACCACCAGTAATTGCAAAAGTAGAAAGTATAAGACCCACCATTAGTTTTACCATTAGTGGAGACCATGTTTCTTTAAAATCGTTAAAACAATATGCAAGAAATGTAGAAAACGACATTCGTGGTATCGAAGGAATTTCGCAAGTAGAAATTTCTGGTTTTCCTGAAGAAGAAATCGAAATTGCAGTTCGCGAAAACGATTTACGTGCCTACAATATGTCTTTTACAGAAGTTGCAAACGCAGTTAGAAACTCGAATATTTTAATTACGGGTGGAAACATAAAAACAGCCGACGAAGATTATTTAATTCGTGCCAGTAATAGATCTTATTACGGAGTTGAACTGCAAAATTTAATTGTTAGAACTCAAACAAACGGAAACATTATTCGTTTAAAAGACATTGCAGAAATTAGAGATACTTGGTCCGAAAACCCAGATAGATTGTACTATAATGGAAATTTAGCCATCGATATTACAGTAAGTAATACCAATAACGAAGACTTAATTTCTTCTGCAGATAAAATTAAAGAGTATATTCATAAATACAACCAACAACAACAAAATGTTCAGTTAAGTGTTACTAGCGATAGAAGTATCACCTTAAATGGAAGAACAAAATTATTGGTAGAAAACGGAATTGTTGGTATTCTCTTAGTACTCTTCTTTTTAGCACTTTTCTTAAACCTTCGTTTGGCAATTTGGGTGGCATTTGGTTTGCCAGTTGCCTTTTTAGGAATGTTTATTTTTGCGGGTCAATTTGATGTTACCATTAACGTTTTATCGTTATTTGGAATGATTATCGTAATTGGTATTTTGGTAGATGATGGAATTGTTATTGGAGAAAACATATATCATCATTATTACGATTTAGGAAAAACAAAAGTACAAGCAGCAATCGATGGAACCATGGAGGTAATTCCGCCAATAGTCTCTGCGATTTTAACAACACTCATTGCCTTTTCTACCTTCTTTTTTGTAGATGGTAGAATTGGAAGTTTCTTTGGAGAAGTCTCTACAATTGTAATTTTAACTTTAACTGTTTCTTTAATTGAAGCCTTGGTTATTTTACCAGCACACATTGCACATTCGAAGGCTCTAGATAGAAAAAAGTTAGAAAATGGCGACGCGAAAAAAACCAATAAAATAGATGCTTTTTTTACCAAAATAAACAGAGGTGCAGATACGTATTTAGGAAAATTTAGAGACCATTATTATCTGCCGTTTTTAAAATTCTCTTTAAATAACAAGATTTTTATTTTCTGCCTATTTATAGCCACTTTATCAATTAGTTTTTCTGCATTAAAAGGAGGGATTATAAAAAGTTCTTTTTTTCCAAGAATTGCTAGTGATAGAGTTCAAATTACATTAAACATGCCACAAGGAACCAATGAGAGAATTACAGATTCTGTAATTTCTTTAATAGAAGAAAAAGTGTGGATGGTTAATAAAGAGTTTTCTGCAAAACAAAGTGGAAATTTAGAGGTGGTAGAAAATGTCATTAAAAGAGTAGGACCAGGAAGTGCCAATGCCACCTTAAGCGTAAATCTTTTACCAGGAGAAACACGAGATTTTTCTTCCCCAGAAATTACCAATGCAATTCAAAAATTGGTAGGAAAAGTATATGGAGTAGAAAGTCTGGTTTTTGGTTCTGGAGGTAATTTTGGAGGAAGCCCTGTTGCAGTTTCTTTATTAGGAAACAACATTACAGAATTAAAAGCGGTAAAAGACGAGCTAAAACAAACCTTAGAAAACAATCCATTATTAAAAGATGTAACAGACAACGATCCTGCAGGAATAAAAGAAGTACGTATAAAATTAAAAGACAATGCGTATTTGTTAGGCTTAAATTTACAATCGGTAATGTCGCAAGTTCGTTTTGGATTTTTCGGTTTTCAGGCACAACGTTTTCAAAGAGGACAAGACGAAATTAAAGTTTGGGTTCGTTACGATAAACAAGACAGATCTTCGATTAACGATTTAGACGATATGCGAATAATTACGCCAACAGGAACGCGTGTTCCGTTTTCGGAAATCGCAAATTATACCATAGAAAGAGGAGATATTGCCATTAATCATTTAGAAGGAAAACGCGAAATACAAATTTCGGCAGATTTAAAAGATTTAGAAACCAGTGAAACCGAGATTTTAGACAATATTAAAAATAATATTATGCCAGAAATCTTGTCTAAATACCCAACAGTTTCACCTTTATACGAAGGGCAAAATAGAGAAGCCAAAAAAACCACAGATTCTTTAAACTTGGTGGGACCTATTATTTTATTGTTAATTTATATCGTAATCGCATTCACATTCCGTTCTTACAGCCAGCCAATTTTATTAATAATTATGATACCATTTAGTATGATTGGTGTTATTTGGGGGCATTATATTCATAATTTTTCCATCGGAATTTTATCCTTTTTAGGAATCATTGCCCTTATTGGAATTATGGTAAATGATGGTTTGGTGTTGATAGGAAAATTCAACAGTTACTTAAAAGAAGGCCTAAAATACGATGATGCTTTAATAAAAGCAGGCCAATCTCGTTTTAGAGCCATTTTCTTAACCTCTTTAACAACCATTGCTGGTTTGGCGCCTTTAATTTTCGAAAAAAGTAGGCAAGCACAATTTTTAATTCCCATGGCAATTTCAATAGCCTATGGAATTGCTATTGCAACTGTTTTAACATTGGTAATGTTGCCTATGATGTTAGCAACTTCTAACGCAATAAAAGTAAAAATAAAATGGTTAAAAACAAATAGAGATGTTACCAAAGAAGAAGTAGAAAGAGCCATTATAGAATCGAAATACGACGATGGAAACACGACTGAAATCGAATCTAAAGAAGCAAAAAAAAGCTTAGAGTCTAACTTTAAAAAAGACGAAAATGAATAA
- a CDS encoding TolC family protein: protein MNKKAILILLCLATLKNFSQEILTKKEALEITLKNNFGIKIANNNIEVAKNNSSIYNTRYLPTATLNSGADYRRNNQKIVFTDPQTGGDAERVGNGAVTKSYNASVGINYTIFDGLGRKYNYQQLKETYNLTEIQARETIENTYLQLFTVYFQIARLSENTHNLEEALTISKSRLERAKYQYEYGQSTRLEMLNAEVDINNDSITLINSRQQLSNAKRSLNIILGVEKMANYEVETDVEFNKLMNFEELQQKTLVNNSLLKQNEKNIAISEFNIKINKAGYLPSLNFNTSYGFNRTENENLVNPFGARLITSDGLNAGLSLTWNIFDGGSTKTRVANAKIALENQQIALEQQKLTIQNNLKNTWENYNNQLFILKAQEKNVQTTQNNFDRTQERYKLGQVTSIEFRQAQINLINAKTAFNNAKFDAKLIELQLLQLSGDILNVAF from the coding sequence ATGAATAAAAAAGCGATATTAATTCTTCTTTGTTTAGCAACTTTAAAAAATTTTTCACAAGAAATTTTAACAAAGAAAGAAGCGCTAGAAATTACGTTAAAAAACAATTTCGGAATTAAAATTGCAAATAATAATATCGAAGTTGCTAAAAATAATTCGAGTATTTATAACACGCGTTATTTGCCAACGGCGACTTTAAATTCTGGAGCAGATTATCGAAGAAATAATCAGAAAATTGTGTTTACAGATCCACAAACAGGAGGAGATGCAGAGAGAGTTGGAAACGGAGCCGTTACAAAATCTTACAATGCATCTGTGGGCATAAATTATACCATTTTCGATGGTTTGGGCAGAAAATACAACTATCAACAATTAAAAGAAACTTATAATTTAACAGAAATCCAAGCAAGAGAAACAATCGAAAACACCTATTTACAATTGTTTACAGTATATTTTCAAATTGCAAGATTATCAGAAAACACCCATAATTTAGAAGAAGCTTTAACAATTTCTAAAAGCAGATTAGAACGTGCAAAATATCAATACGAATATGGGCAATCTACCCGATTAGAAATGCTAAATGCAGAAGTAGATATAAATAACGATAGTATTACATTAATAAATTCTAGACAACAATTAAGCAATGCAAAACGTAGTTTAAACATTATTTTAGGTGTTGAAAAAATGGCAAATTACGAAGTCGAAACAGATGTTGAGTTCAATAAATTAATGAATTTTGAAGAACTTCAACAAAAAACATTGGTCAATAATAGTCTGTTAAAACAGAACGAAAAAAATATTGCGATTAGCGAGTTTAATATTAAAATTAACAAAGCAGGTTATTTACCTTCTTTAAATTTTAATACTTCGTATGGTTTTAATAGAACAGAAAACGAAAATTTAGTAAACCCTTTTGGTGCACGTTTAATTACTTCAGATGGATTAAATGCGGGTTTAAGTTTAACATGGAATATTTTTGATGGTGGAAGCACAAAAACAAGAGTTGCTAATGCCAAAATTGCTTTAGAAAATCAGCAAATTGCTTTAGAACAACAAAAATTAACGATTCAAAATAACTTAAAAAATACTTGGGAGAATTATAACAACCAATTATTCATTTTAAAAGCACAAGAAAAAAACGTGCAAACCACACAAAATAATTTCGATAGAACTCAAGAACGTTATAAGTTGGGGCAAGTAACTTCGATTGAATTTCGACAAGCACAAATAAACTTAATTAATGCTAAAACCGCATTTAACAACGCAAAGTTCGATGCAAAATTAATCGAATTGCAATTATTACAATTAAGTGGAGATATTTTAAACGTCGCTTTTTAA
- a CDS encoding methyltransferase domain-containing protein, with protein sequence MDLDLSESVWDNRYKTNDTGWDLGEVSPPLKAYFNQLKNKELKILIPGGGNSHEAEYLFRQGFKNVFVVDVSKTALENIKKRVPNFPASQLLHNDFFNTNHSFDLIIEQTFFCAINPNLREKYAIKMHELLKEKGKLVGLLFNAPLFDNRPPFGGSKKEYITYFKPYFEFEIFENCYNSIESREGRELFFKFVKS encoded by the coding sequence ATGGATTTAGATTTATCAGAAAGTGTGTGGGACAATCGTTACAAAACAAACGATACTGGTTGGGATTTAGGAGAAGTTTCTCCTCCTTTAAAGGCCTATTTTAATCAATTAAAGAATAAAGAACTCAAAATATTAATTCCTGGAGGAGGGAATTCTCACGAAGCAGAATATTTGTTTCGCCAAGGATTTAAAAACGTATTTGTTGTAGATGTCTCTAAAACTGCGCTAGAAAATATAAAAAAGCGAGTTCCAAATTTTCCTGCATCGCAATTATTGCACAACGATTTTTTTAATACAAACCATAGTTTCGATTTAATAATCGAACAAACCTTTTTTTGCGCCATTAACCCAAATTTAAGAGAAAAATATGCCATTAAAATGCACGAACTTCTCAAAGAAAAAGGAAAACTGGTGGGGCTTTTGTTCAATGCACCTTTGTTTGACAATCGCCCGCCATTTGGAGGTTCTAAAAAAGAATATATTACTTATTTTAAACCGTATTTCGAATTCGAAATTTTTGAGAATTGCTATAATTCTATAGAAAGTAGAGAAGGAAGAGAGTTGTTTTTTAAATTTGTAAAGTCTTAA
- a CDS encoding NAD(P)/FAD-dependent oxidoreductase, whose protein sequence is MITTDILIIGAGPTGLFTVFEAGLLKLRCHLIDALPQVGGQCSEIYPKKPIYDIPAYPEILAGDLTDKLMEQIKQFEPGFTLGERAETIEKQEDETFIVTTNKGTKHYAKVVAIAGGLGSFEPRKPPIFNIANFEDKGVEYIIRDPELYRNKKVVISGGGDSALDWSIFLTDVASSVTLIHRRNEFRGALDSVEKVQELKDAGKINMITPAEVKEIIGTNKVEGVSVVQNGGEPFRIETDHFIPLFGLSPKLGPIAYWGLEIEKNAIKVNNALDYQTNIPGIYAIGDVNTYPGKLKLILCGFHEATLMCQSAYKRIFPDKKYVMKYTTVGGVDGFDGTRKEAPKAVVKKIE, encoded by the coding sequence GTGATTACAACAGATATTTTAATTATTGGTGCAGGACCCACAGGATTATTTACCGTTTTTGAAGCAGGGTTATTAAAGCTACGCTGCCATTTAATAGATGCTTTGCCACAGGTTGGTGGCCAATGTTCAGAGATTTATCCGAAAAAACCAATTTATGACATTCCTGCATATCCAGAAATTTTAGCGGGCGATTTAACCGATAAATTAATGGAACAAATAAAACAATTTGAACCAGGTTTTACATTAGGCGAACGTGCAGAAACCATCGAAAAACAAGAAGACGAAACGTTTATTGTTACCACCAATAAAGGTACAAAACACTATGCAAAAGTTGTTGCAATTGCAGGTGGTTTGGGTTCTTTCGAGCCAAGAAAGCCACCCATTTTTAACATTGCAAATTTCGAAGATAAAGGAGTAGAATACATCATACGTGACCCAGAACTTTATAGAAATAAAAAAGTAGTTATTTCTGGAGGTGGAGATTCTGCTTTAGATTGGTCTATATTTTTAACAGATGTTGCTTCTTCAGTTACCTTAATTCACAGAAGAAACGAATTTAGAGGCGCTTTAGATTCTGTAGAAAAAGTGCAAGAATTAAAAGATGCAGGAAAAATAAACATGATTACACCTGCAGAAGTAAAAGAAATTATTGGAACAAATAAAGTAGAAGGAGTTTCTGTGGTTCAAAATGGAGGCGAACCTTTTCGTATAGAAACAGATCATTTTATTCCGCTCTTTGGTTTATCGCCAAAATTAGGTCCTATTGCCTATTGGGGATTAGAAATCGAAAAAAATGCCATTAAAGTAAACAACGCTTTAGATTATCAAACCAATATTCCAGGAATTTATGCCATTGGAGATGTAAATACTTACCCAGGAAAATTAAAACTGATTTTATGTGGCTTCCACGAAGCAACTTTAATGTGCCAAAGTGCCTACAAAAGAATTTTTCCAGACAAAAAATATGTAATGAAATATACCACTGTAGGTGGTGTAGATGGTTTTGACGGTACTAGAAAAGAAGCACCAAAAGCAGTTGTTAAAAAGATAGAATAA
- a CDS encoding NifU family protein has translation MTAQETLENVEKALDEIRPFLMSDGGNIRLLSIENSIVKVQLEGACTGCSVNQMTLKNGVEATIKKYAPQIEEVINVA, from the coding sequence ATGACAGCACAAGAAACCTTAGAAAATGTAGAAAAAGCGTTGGATGAAATCCGCCCTTTTTTAATGAGTGATGGTGGCAACATTCGGCTACTTTCAATAGAGAACTCCATTGTAAAAGTGCAATTAGAAGGCGCTTGCACAGGTTGTTCTGTAAACCAAATGACACTAAAAAATGGTGTAGAAGCAACCATTAAAAAGTACGCACCACAAATCGAAGAAGTCATAAATGTTGCTTAA
- a CDS encoding Mrp/NBP35 family ATP-binding protein, translated as MSFKKQDIQQALETITAPGEGKSLVENNNLKNIVIFGNEVIVEITISNPTLQAKKKVESEITKAIKSNVSKNIDVKVNVTVEKPVAKENPNQIRGKEIPNIKNIIAIASGKGGVGKSTITANTAISLAKMGFNVGVLDADVYGPSQHIMFDVEKARPLSVKVDGRSKMKPIENYGVKLLSLGFFTDPNQAVIWRGPMASKALNQLIFDGDWGELDFLLIDLPPGTGDVHLSIVQALPINGAVVVSTPQNIALADAKKGVAMFQQENINVPVLGIVENMAYFTPEELPDNKYYIFGKDGAKNLAEDIKTQFLGEIPLVQSIRESGDVGHPVALQEGTLLEEAFDKITKEMVAQLLKRNENLPPTEVVRITTMSGCSSVKNKV; from the coding sequence ATGAGTTTTAAAAAACAAGACATACAACAAGCACTAGAAACCATTACTGCTCCAGGAGAAGGAAAAAGTTTGGTAGAAAATAACAACTTAAAAAACATCGTAATTTTTGGAAACGAAGTAATTGTAGAAATAACAATTAGCAATCCAACCTTGCAAGCAAAAAAGAAAGTTGAATCGGAAATTACAAAAGCCATTAAAAGCAATGTTTCTAAAAATATAGATGTAAAAGTAAACGTAACCGTAGAAAAACCAGTTGCAAAAGAAAATCCGAATCAAATTCGTGGTAAAGAAATTCCGAATATTAAAAATATTATTGCAATTGCGTCTGGTAAGGGTGGTGTAGGTAAATCTACAATTACAGCAAATACAGCAATTTCATTAGCAAAAATGGGCTTTAATGTGGGGGTTTTAGATGCCGATGTTTATGGACCATCGCAACATATAATGTTCGATGTAGAAAAAGCAAGACCACTTTCTGTAAAAGTAGATGGTCGTTCGAAAATGAAACCTATCGAAAATTATGGGGTAAAATTATTGTCTTTAGGATTTTTTACAGATCCTAATCAAGCCGTAATTTGGCGTGGTCCCATGGCTTCAAAAGCATTAAATCAATTAATTTTTGATGGAGATTGGGGCGAATTAGATTTTCTTTTAATCGATTTACCACCAGGAACAGGAGACGTGCACTTATCAATCGTACAAGCATTGCCAATAAATGGTGCAGTTGTAGTAAGCACACCACAAAATATTGCATTGGCAGATGCTAAAAAAGGAGTTGCCATGTTTCAACAAGAAAATATTAACGTTCCAGTATTAGGAATCGTAGAAAATATGGCATATTTTACACCAGAAGAATTGCCAGATAATAAATATTACATTTTTGGAAAAGATGGCGCAAAAAACTTGGCAGAAGATATTAAAACCCAGTTTTTAGGAGAAATCCCTTTAGTACAAAGCATTCGTGAATCTGGCGATGTTGGGCATCCAGTAGCATTACAAGAAGGTACACTTTTAGAAGAAGCTTTCGATAAAATTACCAAAGAAATGGTCGCTCAATTATTAAAAAGAAACGAAAATTTACCACCCACAGAAGTTGTTAGAATTACAACAATGAGTGGTTGTAGTTCAGTAAAAAATAAAGTATGA
- a CDS encoding MGMT family protein — MKKSDNFFDKVYQVARLIPYGRVTSYGAIAKYLGAAKSARMVGWAMNSSSNQKEEVPAHRVVNKKGLLTGKHHFDGTNLMQQLLENEGIVVIDNQIQDLETVFWNPMEELNSNFKF; from the coding sequence GTGAAAAAATCCGATAATTTTTTCGATAAAGTCTATCAAGTTGCACGCTTAATTCCATATGGAAGAGTTACAAGTTATGGTGCAATTGCAAAATATTTAGGCGCAGCAAAATCTGCAAGAATGGTGGGCTGGGCCATGAATAGTTCTTCGAATCAAAAAGAAGAAGTACCCGCACATAGAGTTGTTAATAAAAAAGGATTATTAACAGGAAAACATCATTTCGATGGTACAAATTTAATGCAGCAATTGTTAGAAAACGAAGGAATTGTGGTAATTGATAATCAAATTCAAGATTTAGAAACCGTTTTTTGGAATCCGATGGAAGAATTGAATTCAAATTTCAAATTTTAG
- a CDS encoding IS30 family transposase has translation MNYKQLTFEQRYSIELMLKAKISKKEIIKSLCINESTFYRELKRNSKPRTYSAKHAQKLADERKKEGHYKTIFSTEMKKIIKEKMIKFQWSPEQIVGWCKLKAIQMVSHERIYQYVWQDKRQGGLLYKELRTGQKKYKKRYGSKSNRGQIPDKVSIEKRPKIVELKERVGDLESDLIIGKDHKGALLTIVDRYSSFLWIENVTGKKADMITKMTINTLAPHKKWVRTITNDNGKEFAGHKKIAEKLNCDVYFAHPYSSWERGLNEYTNKLIRQYFPKNEHLDNVKQKDIFETVNKLNNRPRKKLGYRTPKEVFYQFINQNQKLALGT, from the coding sequence ATGAACTACAAACAATTAACTTTCGAACAAAGGTACTCAATAGAATTAATGCTTAAGGCAAAAATTAGTAAAAAAGAGATTATTAAATCACTTTGTATTAATGAAAGTACTTTTTATAGAGAATTGAAAAGGAACTCAAAACCTAGGACTTATAGTGCTAAACACGCACAAAAATTAGCTGATGAGCGTAAAAAAGAAGGCCATTATAAGACTATTTTTTCAACGGAAATGAAAAAAATAATCAAAGAAAAAATGATTAAATTTCAATGGTCTCCAGAACAGATAGTTGGTTGGTGTAAACTTAAAGCAATACAGATGGTCTCTCACGAGCGAATTTACCAATATGTTTGGCAAGATAAAAGACAAGGAGGATTGCTTTATAAAGAACTACGAACAGGTCAAAAAAAATATAAAAAAAGGTATGGAAGTAAATCCAATAGAGGACAAATACCCGATAAAGTGTCTATAGAAAAACGTCCAAAAATTGTAGAACTCAAAGAAAGAGTAGGTGATTTAGAATCTGATTTAATTATAGGAAAAGACCATAAAGGAGCTTTATTAACCATTGTAGATCGCTATTCTAGTTTTTTATGGATTGAAAATGTGACAGGAAAAAAAGCAGATATGATTACAAAAATGACTATAAACACTTTAGCACCACATAAAAAATGGGTTCGAACAATTACCAATGATAATGGAAAAGAGTTTGCAGGACATAAAAAAATAGCAGAAAAATTAAATTGTGATGTCTATTTTGCTCACCCTTATAGCTCTTGGGAACGTGGACTTAACGAGTATACGAACAAACTTATCAGACAATATTTCCCAAAAAATGAACACTTGGATAATGTCAAACAAAAGGATATTTTTGAAACGGTAAACAAACTCAATAATAGACCAAGAAAAAAGTTAGGATACAGAACCCCTAAAGAGGTTTTTTATCAATTTATTAACCAAAATCAAAAACTTGCACTTGGTACTTGA
- the trmB gene encoding tRNA (guanosine(46)-N7)-methyltransferase TrmB, which translates to MGSKNKLKRFKENETFKNVIQPTREEVVNNFSYKGKWHSFFGNNNPIIVELGCGKGEYTIALARKNPNKNYIGIDIKGARFWRGAKTALEENLPNVAFVRTQIELVDFIFAENEISEIWITFPDPQIKYKRTKHRMTNTNFLKKYHHILKKEGIVNLKTDSEFMHGYTLGLLHGEGHEVLYANHTVYKNEGAPKEVVETQTFYENQYLAIDKPITYIQFRLKY; encoded by the coding sequence TTGGGAAGCAAAAATAAACTAAAGCGTTTTAAAGAAAATGAAACGTTTAAAAATGTCATTCAGCCAACAAGAGAAGAGGTAGTAAACAACTTTTCTTACAAAGGCAAATGGCATTCTTTTTTTGGGAACAACAATCCTATTATTGTAGAATTGGGTTGTGGTAAAGGCGAATATACCATTGCTTTGGCTAGAAAAAACCCAAATAAAAATTATATTGGAATCGATATAAAAGGAGCTCGTTTTTGGCGAGGCGCAAAAACGGCTCTCGAAGAAAACTTACCAAATGTAGCATTTGTAAGAACACAAATCGAGTTGGTAGATTTTATTTTTGCAGAAAACGAAATTTCTGAAATTTGGATTACTTTTCCAGACCCACAAATAAAATACAAGCGTACAAAACATAGAATGACAAATACCAATTTCTTGAAAAAATACCATCATATTTTAAAAAAAGAAGGAATTGTAAACTTAAAAACCGATAGCGAATTTATGCACGGCTATACATTAGGTTTGTTGCATGGAGAAGGACATGAGGTTTTATATGCAAACCATACCGTTTATAAAAATGAAGGTGCTCCAAAAGAAGTCGTAGAAACACAAACTTTTTACGAAAACCAGTATTTGGCCATAGACAAACCTATTACATACATTCAATTTCGGTTAAAATATTAG
- a CDS encoding DUF6341 family protein, translating to MIASNIFRWIGSLFTDLLFIPFNWLRTSVAHADFGWWISNAVNWLFLLVLLVLFAYWMKESKRFVREGTEDRA from the coding sequence ATGATAGCAAGCAATATTTTTAGATGGATTGGTAGTTTATTTACAGATCTTTTATTTATCCCTTTTAACTGGTTACGCACAAGTGTAGCACATGCCGATTTTGGATGGTGGATTTCTAATGCCGTAAACTGGTTATTTCTATTGGTTTTATTAGTTCTTTTTGCATATTGGATGAAAGAATCTAAGCGATTTGTAAGAGAAGGAACTGAAGACAGAGCTTAA